A window of Amblyraja radiata isolate CabotCenter1 chromosome 25, sAmbRad1.1.pri, whole genome shotgun sequence contains these coding sequences:
- the LOC116987135 gene encoding hydroxycarboxylic acid receptor 2-like encodes MERSAQQCVLDETVLSSHTTLVICVTVILGFVGNAIALWIFLFHVKRWKPNTVYSLNLAIADMLLIICLPFRIRYLVHEKRWIYGDVLCRINLFMISINRTGSIFFLMVIAIDRYLKVIHPRHKVNKISAKCAVKIAAALWIMAVAIWLHLVSERHDLEHNNVTLCESFKITSPLNGTSIWSGIVYIIFLFILPASVILFCTSCITWKLRQIKSNARRKYKRTVRIVTTVAAMFIICFMPTNIAFIAVVVTKLISARHCNAFKIAIRLFYNTLFLTYMNSMINPVVYYFLNSSFNNALMKALVRLKLKSGRSVISQETGQEDSMDGLTADRQMISETPL; translated from the coding sequence ATGGAGAGGTCCGCTCAGCAATGTGTTCTGGATGAAACCGTCCTCTCGTCCCACACCACACTTGTCATTTGTGTCACCGTCATCCTGGGATTTGTTGGAAATGCAATCGCTCTGTGGATCTTCCTCTTTCATGTAAAACGCTGGAAACCAAACACCGTGTACTCACTGAATCTGGCCATCGCCGACATGCTTCTAATCATCTGCCTACCCTTTAGAATTCGTTATTTGGTACACGAGAAGAGATGGATTTATGGTGATGTTCTTTGCCGCATTAATCTATTCATGATTTCCATAAATCGGACTGGCAGCATCTTTTTCCTAATGGTTATAGCCATCGATCGCTATTTGAAGGTGATCCACCCTCGCCACAAAGTTAACAAGATATCTGCAAAGTGCGCAGTGAAGATTGCAGCCGCTCTGTGGATTATGGCAGTGGCAATTTGGTTACATTTGGTGTCAGAACGACACGACTTGGAGCATAATAATGTGACGCTCTGTGAGTCCTTCAAAATAACCAGCCCTCTAAATGGCACAAGTATTTGGAGTGGTATTGTTTACATAATCTTTCTCTTTATTCTACCAGCATCAGTTATTCTGTTCTGTACCTCCTGCATCACTTGGAAGTTAAGACAGATCAAAAGCAACGCGCGGCGTAAATATAAACGGACTGTGAGGATTGTGACAACTGTGGCGGCAATGTTCATCATTTGCTTCATGCCCACCAATATTGCGTTTATCGCAGTTGTAGTCACGAAGCTAATAAGTGCCCGACACTGTAATGCGTTTAAAATAGCAATACGTTTATTTTATAATACATTGTTTCTGACTTACATGAACAGTATGATTAATCCCgttgtttattattttttaaattcgtcATTTAACAACGCCTTGATGAAAGCTCTCGTTCGGCTGAAATTAAAGTCGGGCAGATCGGTCATAAGTCAGGAAACTGGACAAGAGGACTCGATGGATGGACTGACTGCGGATCGACAAATGATCTCTGAAACTCCGCTCTGA
- the LOC116987137 gene encoding hydroxycarboxylic acid receptor 2-like translates to MIMEDLVNLTQQCAPNGERSSAYNSPIIIITCVLGFIGNAIALWIFCFHVKTWKPNTVYSLNLAIADTLLICCLPFRAGYYIRKKDWIFGDVACRLNIFLISLNRIGSIIFLMVIAIDRYFKVVHPQHMANKLTPRCAAKIAGALWGMAVAICTHLLVDRHHFQRNNSTFCEPFNINHPLNPTAIWTYAVFIFFKFILPVSVILFSTSSIIWRLRQMESDMRGKYKRATKLVIAVAAVFIICFLPTNIAVVAVLITRLRRSVDCNSYVIAVNIFYNTLFMTYLNSVIDPVIYYFSSSAFKGALKKALAPLNVSLAKSTTDQEMDPRESKAEPSKDRYLSSDILL, encoded by the coding sequence ATGATAATGGAGGATTTGGTGAATTTAACCCAGCAGTGCGCTCCCAATGGAGAGCGCAGCTCAGCATACAACTCGCCGATCATCATTATTACATGCGTCCTCGGCTTCATTGGCAACGCCATTGCTTTGTGGATCTTCTGCTTTCATGTCAAGACCTGGAAACCGAACACGGTCTATTCCCTGAACCTGGCGATTGCGGATACACTTTTAATCTGCTGCCTCCCTTTCCGTGCCGGCTACTACATACGCAAGAAGGACTGGATCTTTGGAGATGTGGCCTGTCGCCTGAACATCTTCCTGATCTCCTTAAACCGCATTGGCAGCATCATCTTCCTGATGGTGATAGCCATCGACCGCTACTTTAAGGTGGTCCACCCCCAGCACATGGCAAACAAGCTGACCCCGAGGTGTGCGGCCAAGATAGCAGGAGCCCTGTGGGGCATGGCAGTGGCAATTTGCACGCACTTGTTGGTGGATCGGCACCACTTCCAGCGAAACAACTCGACCTTCTGCGAACCCTTCAACATCAACCACCCTCTGAATCCCACCGCAATTTGGACCTACGCCGTGTTTATTTTCTTCAAGTTCATCTTGCCGGTCTCCGTTATACTTTTCTCCACCTCGAGCATCATCTGGAGGTTAAGGCAGATGGAGAGCGATATGAGAGGGAAATATAAACGTGCCACCAAGCTTGTGATAGCCGTGGCAGCGGTTTTTATAATCTGTTTCCTGCCCACCAATATTGCTGTGGTCGCCGTTTTGATCACTCGACTCAGAAGATCGGTGGACTGCAACTCCTATGTCATTGCAGTCAATATCTTTTATAATACTTTATTCATGACGTATCTGAACAGCGTTATCGACCCTGTTATTTACTACTTTTCGAGTTCGGCGTTCAAAGGCGCTTTGAAGAAAGCTCTCGCCCCTCTCAATGTTAGCTTGGCCAAATCAACCACCGATCAAGAAATGGACCCACGCGAGTCTAAAGCAGAACCCTCGAAAGATCGATACCTCAGCTCTGATATACTTCTCTGA
- the LOC116987138 gene encoding hydroxycarboxylic acid receptor 3-like, translated as MGDENKSCLLVEDINSSYNPPVLILTFIFGFFGNAIALWVFSLHVKTWRSSTVYGLNLAIADTLLICALPFRVDYYIRGKDWIFGDVACRLKIITIFMNRAVSVAFLAVMALERYFKVIHPHHKVSKMTTSGAVKVSCILWLVTLAMCLHILTEPRTFQHMNVTNCEPFKPFKPLSSTAILTNMVFIIFNFLLPASIILFSTCCITWKLKQMKAELRAKYKRATRLVVVVATVFIICFLPSNVAVIAVLISNRVSNCKTFDVTVQIFCNTLFITYLNSVLDPVVYYFSSSTFKETLKKALISHNIRLFRSTIRSAPPKPETQVEPQRSSVLNTWDNLRTVSSDIL; from the coding sequence ATGGGTGACGAGAACAAGTCTTGCTTATTAGTGGAGGACATTAACTCATCCTACAATCCGCCAGTGCTCATTTTAACATTTATCTTTGGATTCTTTGGAAATGCAATTGCTCTGTGGGTCTTCTCTTTGCATGTGAAAACCTGGAGatcaagcacagtgtacgggttgAACCTGGCCATCGCGGACACTCTGCTAATCTGCGCCCTACCATTTCGAGTTGACTATTACATCCGTGGGAAAGACTGGATTTTCGGCGATGTTGCCTGTCGCCTGAAGATAATCACGATATTTATGAACCGGGCAGTGAGCGTTGCTTTCCTGGCGGTTATGGCGCTTGAACGCTACTTCAAGGTGATCCACCCTCACCATAAAGTGAGCAAAATGACCACAAGCGGTGCGGTGAAGGTATCCTGCATTCTTTGGCTTGTAACGCTGGCGATGTGTCTGCACATTTTGACTGAACCTCGCACGTTCCAGCACATGAATGTGACAAATTGTGAGCCGTTCAAACCATTCAAGCCCTTAAGTTCCACAGCGATTTTGACTAACATGGTTTTTATTATTTTCAATTTCCTTTTACCGGCTTCGATCATCCTGTTTTCCACTTGCTGTATCACCTGGAAGCTAAAGCAGATGAAAGCTGAACTGAGGGCCAAATATAAACGAGCAACGAGGCTTGTGGTGGTCGTGGCGACGGTTTTCATCATCTGTTTCTTACCCAGCAACGTTGCTGTAATTGCTGTTTTAATCTCAAACCGTGTAAGCAATTGCAAGACGTTCGACGTTACCGTGCAGATCTTCTGCAACACTCTGTTCATCACTTACTTGAACAGTGTGCTCGATCCGGTTGTTTACTACTTCTCCAGTTCCACGTTCAAGGAAACTCTGAAGAAAGCTCTAatttctcacaacatcagacttttCAGATCAACAATTCGCTCAGCTCCACCAAAACCAGAAACACAAGTTGAACCGCAACGATCATCTGTTCTcaacacctgggacaatttacgaaCTGTGTCGAGTGACATTCTGTGA